In the genome of Terriglobia bacterium, the window CCCGTATAACGTTTCGATCTGGCCCAGCAGGATCGCCTGGTCAAGCGTGCGCTCGCGCGACAGGATGAAATGCGCTTCGATCTGGTGTTTTGCACGATCCAGTTCGTGCGCCGTGACTCCGGTTTTCGCAATGGTCGCGAGCTCATCGTTGATACTCGATTCGATTTCATCAATGGAATGATCACCGCGGGCTTCAGACCGGATGTGGAACAGCGATGGATCCTTCGATTCTCCAAACTCCGCTGAAATAAAGGTGACCGTCTGTTCCCGTTCGACCATCCTTTGATACAGACGCGAGGCTTTGCCTTCCGCCAGAACAACGGCGAGAACCTGCAAAGCATAGGTATCCTGGTGAGCAATCTCCGGCGCGTGATATGCAATCGCCAGTCGGGGAACTTTCGAACGCCAGCGGACGACAAGCCGTCTTTCTCCGCGTTGGGGAGGTTCACTGAGAACCATCCGGTTGGGTTCGGGGCCGGACGGAATAGAACCAAACAAGCGGTCAATTTTCTTCAGGACCTCCGCCGTATCGAAATCACCCACGACGACGAGTGTGGCGTTGTTCGGATGGTAATAGCGGTGATAATAAGCCTGCTGCGTCTCGACCGTCGCTCGCTCGACGTCCTGAAGCCATCCCACAATTGGATTCCGGTATGGATGTATTTTGAATGCGGCCGCCTCGAGTTCCTGCAGGAGAAGACCCCAGGGCGAATCCAATCCGGTCTTCAACTCTTCGATAACGACCTTCTTTTCGGCCTCGAATTCCTCGGGCTCGAATGCACAGCTCACCATCCGGTCCGCTTCGATATCCAGGGCGACTTCCCACCGGTCCGCCGCGAAGCTGAAGTAATACGCGGTGAAATCGTGCGAGGTAAACGCGTTGTTACCTCCGCCGTTCTTGAGGGTGAGAAGATCGATCTCACCTTTTTTAAAGCGCTCGGTACCCTTGAAGAGCATGTGTTCCAGGAAATGGGATTTTCCAGTATGGCCCATTTCTTCATTTCTGGAGCCGACCCGGTACCAAATCATGCTGGTGACGATCGGCGAGGTGTGGACTTCCTTGGTCAAAACGACCAGACCGTTGGATAACACGGTCCGCCGAACATCTTCCGTGGCAAAAGCTGATGGGATCACCAACGAAGACATGTCCTTTTTCTGCTGAAAACTAGTTAGACTGTTTTTACTTTCGGGCGTGTTGCGGCTTCGTGGAAGCATCGTAAGGAAAACTCCTTACTGAATTTGAAACTATCATATCGGTAAGAACATTGTCACATATGATTTCATGGCCTGCGGAAGAAGTTGAGCGGCGGTTTGCCCTTCTTGGCCTTCCTAACCGCTTCACTCCACAAGAGAAAGTCACTTTGACTACACCTGGCGTTGCGGAGGCGGAAGGTGTCATTGCGTTTCCGACGCCGCTTGCATCTGCGGGGCTCAACATATTGAATCTGCGGAAGATACTGGGTACAGACCCATCGAAACAACCGGCGTTTTTCGATCATCCCTGGTACCTGGAAGAGTCTTTTGCTCAGGTCGATTGTCCCGCTGGATGGCACATCCTTCATTCGAGCGTGCTGCCGGATTCGATTTCCCAGCCCATCCACTATGCAAGTAGTTTAATGTCGCGCGCGCTTGCCCTACCCTCGGCAATGGAGGTGACGCTAATGTTATTCCTCAATTACGTGGGGAGCGGCGAACAGTTATTGCTCAAGAAGCACACGTGGTGCAGCGACAGGGCCAGCTTGAACAGGTGCGTGACTGTTGGAGCTTTCGGACGAAATGGCCTGTTCATCAGCGGGCATCCGGCGGAGTTTGCCAGCCGTGGACTGGGGATCTGCGCCAAGATCAGGAATGAATCGCTTGCTTAGCCCTGCGCCCGACCTGAATACGGATCAGCGCACGCTCGAGTGCGACCAGGGCGCGGCGATAGTCGATATCGTCGCCGCCCTTCGCAATCCGCTGTTCGGCCCGCTCCTTCGCGCGATTGGCCCGCTCGAGGTCGATCTCATGTGCGCGCTCGGCGGTTTCAGCAAGAATCCGCACTTGGTCGGACTGAACTTCCACGAACCCCCAAGCCACCGATAGAAAGAACCAAGAGTTGGCTTTTCGGTATCCGACCTCTCCGACCTTAAGTTCTGAAAATAACGGCGCGTGACCCGGCAGGACGCCGAGATAACCTTCAGCACCCGGGATTTGCAATTCGTCGACCTGCTCATGAACGACGGATCGCTCGGGAGTGACGATAATAAGATCGATGGTGGCTTCAGCCATGAATGCCCTATTTTACAGCCGCCATCTGCCGGCCTTTTTCCTGCGCTTCTTCGATCGTGCCGACCATATAGAAGGCTTGCTCGGGCAGATCATCGTGTTTGCCTTCGACAATTTCCTTGAATCCTTTGATTGTATCGGCAATCTTGACGTACTTGCCGTCGAGACCGGTAAACTGCTGGGCGACAAAGAACGGCTGCGACAGGAATCGTTGAATCTTGCGGGCTCGCGCAACAGTCAGTTTATCGTCTTCCGACAATTCGTCGATGCCAAGGATTGCGATGATGTCCTGGAGGTCTTTGTACTTCTGCAACACAACCTTCACTGAACGGGCGACGTTGTAGTGTTCCGCGCCGACGATGCGCGCATCGAGAATGCGTGACGACGAAGCCAGTGGATCGACAGCGGGGTAAATGCCGAGTTCCACGATCTGGCGGGACAGGTTTGTCGTGGCGTCCAGGTGAGCGAAGGTTGTTGCCGGAGCGGGATCCGTATAGTCATCGGCCGGAACGTAGATCGCCTGGACGGATGTGATCGAACCCTTGGTAGTCGATGTGATGCGTTCCTGAAGTTCACCCATCTCCGATGCCAGTGTCGGCTGGTATCCGACTGCGGAAGGCATGCGGCCGAGCAGCGCGGACACTTCGGAACCCGCTTGCGTGAAGCGGAAGATGTTATCGACGAAGAGCAGCACATCCTGACCTTCGTCGTCGCGGAAGTATTCGGCGGTCGTCAGTCCGGTCAATGCCACGCGGAGCCGGGCGCCGGGAGGTTCAGTCATCTGGCCATAGATCAGTGCGGTCTTGTTGATAACACCGGACTCTTTCATTTCGAGCCAGAGATCGTTACCCTCGCGGGTGCGCTCGCCCACTCCGGCGAACACCGAGATGCCGCCGTGCTTGGTCGCGATGTTGTTGATGAGTTCCTGAATGATGACGGTCTTACCGACGCCGGCGCCCCCGAACAGGCCGATCTTTCCACCTTTGAGGTACGGCTCGATGAGGTCGATGACTTTAATACCGGTCTCGAACATTTCGAGGTTCGTGTTCTGATCGACGAGCGCAGGAGCGGGCTTGTGGATCGGATCGCGGCGTTTGGCTTCAATCGGGCCCAGCTTGTCGACAGGCTCTCCGATAACATTGATGACTCGGCCGAGCACGCCTTTGCCGACAGGAATCGACACGGGTCCACCCGTGTCGGCCGCAGGCATACCGCGAACCATTCCATCTGTCGGTTGAAGAGCAATCGTTCGAACTCGACCTTCGCCAAGATGCTGCTGAACTTCAACGATGACATCGATCGGCGTGGGCACATCGAAACCTGCGCTGGTGATGTGCAGGGCGTGGTGAATGGGAGGCTGCTGCCCCTCTTCGAATTCGACGTCGACAGCCGGCCCGATGATCTGTGAAACTTTTCCTACATTTGCCATTTTCTATAAAGCTCCCGCTCCACTGACCACTTCGATGATCTCGCGCGTGATCGCCGCCTGGCGAATGCGATTCATATTGAGAGTCAGCATATCAATCATGTCGCCCGCATTCCGCGATGCCGTATCCATTGATGCCATCCGCGCGCCGTGCTCGGCCGCGGCGGATTCGAGCAGCGCCCGATAGATCTGGACCTCGACGTACCGGGGCAGCAGCCGATTAAAAATTTCCTGAGGTGGTTCTTCGAAAATGTAATCGAGCTGCGGTTCGGATTCCTTCAATTCGTTCCGGCTCAAAGGCAGTACTTTTTCGATGACGACGCGCTGCTGAATGACCGATTTGAATTCGTTATAAATGAGGTATACCGCATCGACTTCGTTGCCGGAATATGCCTGAATGATCATTTCCGCAATGTCTCTGGCATTGCCGTAATCGAGCTTCGAGAAGATGTTTACATATTCCGCCCGGATCGGCATGCCGCGCCGCCTGAAGAAGTCGCGGCCTTTCCGGCCCGCAGCCGCAACGGCGATATTCTGCGACGAATGCTCCCGAATAAATGTCGCCGCGGTCCGCAGGATATTCGAGTTGAATGCTCCACAAAGGCCGCGGTCTGCCGTGACGACGACGAAGAGAATGCGCGCTTCCTCCCGTATGGCCAGCAATGGATGTGACGTATTCTCGTCGAGTCGAGCAGTGAGATTTCCGAGAACTCTCTTCAATTGCTCCGCGTAGGGCCGCGCGCTGAACACGCGCTCTTGAGCACGCCGGAGTTTGGCCGCAGACACCGTTTTCATGGCCTTGGTCAACTGTTGCGTATTCTTGACGGAGCGGATGCGCCGCCGGATATCCAAGAGGCTCGGCATGGTTAAGCGGCGCGCCCCCGTTCGGCTTTGAACTTCTCTTTTGCCTCTTTGATGACCTTTTCGAGCTCGGCTTTGATTTCGTCGTCGACCGCCTTGCGGTCGCGAATCTTCTGGAGCAACGGGCCGTGGCTGGTGTCCAGGAATCGGTAGAACGATAGTTCGAACGGCCTAACTTCGGCAGCTTCGAGGTCGTCCAGCAGCCCGTTTGTTCCGGCATAGATCATCGCAACCTGCTTCTCGACCGGCAGGGGCACGTA includes:
- the atpG gene encoding ATP synthase F1 subunit gamma, whose translation is MPSLLDIRRRIRSVKNTQQLTKAMKTVSAAKLRRAQERVFSARPYAEQLKRVLGNLTARLDENTSHPLLAIREEARILFVVVTADRGLCGAFNSNILRTAATFIREHSSQNIAVAAAGRKGRDFFRRRGMPIRAEYVNIFSKLDYGNARDIAEMIIQAYSGNEVDAVYLIYNEFKSVIQQRVVIEKVLPLSRNELKESEPQLDYIFEEPPQEIFNRLLPRYVEVQIYRALLESAAAEHGARMASMDTASRNAGDMIDMLTLNMNRIRQAAITREIIEVVSGAGAL
- a CDS encoding pitrilysin family protein — translated: MSSLVIPSAFATEDVRRTVLSNGLVVLTKEVHTSPIVTSMIWYRVGSRNEEMGHTGKSHFLEHMLFKGTERFKKGEIDLLTLKNGGGNNAFTSHDFTAYYFSFAADRWEVALDIEADRMVSCAFEPEEFEAEKKVVIEELKTGLDSPWGLLLQELEAAAFKIHPYRNPIVGWLQDVERATVETQQAYYHRYYHPNNATLVVVGDFDTAEVLKKIDRLFGSIPSGPEPNRMVLSEPPQRGERRLVVRWRSKVPRLAIAYHAPEIAHQDTYALQVLAVVLAEGKASRLYQRMVEREQTVTFISAEFGESKDPSLFHIRSEARGDHSIDEIESSINDELATIAKTGVTAHELDRAKHQIEAHFILSRERTLDQAILLGQIETLYGLDYIDSYLQRINEVTAADISHVCARYLNENNRTVGQLLSDGSASAEEEELEAD
- a CDS encoding F0F1 ATP synthase subunit epsilon; translation: MAEATIDLIIVTPERSVVHEQVDELQIPGAEGYLGVLPGHAPLFSELKVGEVGYRKANSWFFLSVAWGFVEVQSDQVRILAETAERAHEIDLERANRAKERAEQRIAKGGDDIDYRRALVALERALIRIQVGRRAKQAIHS
- the atpD gene encoding F0F1 ATP synthase subunit beta, which translates into the protein MANVGKVSQIIGPAVDVEFEEGQQPPIHHALHITSAGFDVPTPIDVIVEVQQHLGEGRVRTIALQPTDGMVRGMPAADTGGPVSIPVGKGVLGRVINVIGEPVDKLGPIEAKRRDPIHKPAPALVDQNTNLEMFETGIKVIDLIEPYLKGGKIGLFGGAGVGKTVIIQELINNIATKHGGISVFAGVGERTREGNDLWLEMKESGVINKTALIYGQMTEPPGARLRVALTGLTTAEYFRDDEGQDVLLFVDNIFRFTQAGSEVSALLGRMPSAVGYQPTLASEMGELQERITSTTKGSITSVQAIYVPADDYTDPAPATTFAHLDATTNLSRQIVELGIYPAVDPLASSSRILDARIVGAEHYNVARSVKVVLQKYKDLQDIIAILGIDELSEDDKLTVARARKIQRFLSQPFFVAQQFTGLDGKYVKIADTIKGFKEIVEGKHDDLPEQAFYMVGTIEEAQEKGRQMAAVK